The Gasterosteus aculeatus chromosome 17, fGasAcu3.hap1.1, whole genome shotgun sequence genome includes a window with the following:
- the kif21b gene encoding kinesin-like protein KIF21B isoform X4, whose product MSLIPSWKTLFHDASGPERGPKSAAVLFLQHHKDMWIRPQMAKEKIEGCHVCTLVTPGEPQVLLGKDKAFTYDFVLDIDSEQQHIYQACVYNLIEGCFEGYNATVFAYGQTGSGKTYTMGTGFDMSLGQHEQGIIPRAVHQLFDGIKNNRARAQEAGIQPPEFKVSAQFLELYNEEVLDLFGESRDPENRSRKSNIKIHEDASGSIYTTGVTSRLVNSEEELLQCLKLGALSRTTASTQMNATSSRSHAIFTIHLCQMRVCQRAQMQNGGGEVNGELSGVNSGPITQPEFETLMAKFHFVDLAGSERLKRTGATGERAREGISINCGLLALGNVISALGDQIKKGGHVPYRDSKLTRLLQDSLGGNSRTVMIACVSPSDRDFMETLNTLKYANRARNIRNKVVVNQDKTSQQISALRAEIARLQMELMEYKAGKRVAGDDGSEGYSDMFQENAMLQRENDTMRLRVKAMQETIDHLNTRVTHLVANQVSSLLTKSSEGNEEIGALIQNYIREVEELRTKLLESEAMNESLRRQAARLSSRPLFPSSTLSPTPGHPPGSSPASLSMEAEMTDVLRRAKRDIERLKKKERRQRRLSPDMEKGLKKRVKLHTRENGENRRSNDNRQNGQNGEIDSDDNYTEDVMSPLQEESGCEDEEGEDEEEGREEDEDEFDSDESLVDSDSDSEKANFQADLADLTCEIEIKQKLMDELENSQRRLLMLKLQYEEKLILLQNKIRDTQLERDRVLQNLMSMENYTEDKANRIKQDYEKRLKEMNRDLLKLQVAQKEHARLLKNQGRYEGELKKLQTEVNDMKKAKVTLMKQMKEEQLRRRMVEAKRNREIAQLKKEQRRQEYQIRSLESQKRQQEQVLRRKTQEVSALRRLAKPMSDRVAGRVARWNQATAVPDSGAELSAGTTASSSEPESGRSVSGLVRQWNNKNNVFGYLAESEGSMDGTRVIRKKLQRKPAGQGSPAATSRATSFSKSARQKWQALERRIIDIVMQRMTIGNVEADMDRLIKKREELTVQQESLSHKRQVLMADGEGPEAEDRLLQEINEDIEVLNANIDYINDSLSDCQATIVQIEETKDELDSVDTSVVISSCSLAEARHLLDHFLKASIDKSLQVAQKEAQIRLLEGQLKQTDVIGSSHNHIILDALREKAEYIPELQALIHNVQQENGYASTDEEPSEFSQASDSSVQIKESNSQDDFKIKFEPRLSAQMKAVSAEYLGPILDHSSGSKQQYITKSLASLTDIQEDSLSLGKATLGLSLALRDPFHRDRVSRTISLPVRGHTFPRQSRGYDTSPLTRRKSYDRAYRPTDGYTPPSSPPLRTRNDRNVFSRLTSNQAQGSALDKSDDSDSSLSEVLRGVINPIGGVKGGRTAPLQCVSVAEGHSKAVLCVDATDELLFTGSKDRTCKMWNLVTGQEIVTLKGHPNNVVSVKYCPSSCLVFSVSTSYIKVWDIRDSAKCVRTLTSSGQVVPGDVCAGATTRTITFAQGECQINQIALNPSGSVLYAAAGNTVRMWDLNRMHGMGKLIGHIGSVMCLTVGLSLLGKDQVITGSKDHYVKVFDVAEGMVGNIGPAHNFEPPHYDGIECLAVHGDVLFSGSRDNGIKKWDLQHQELTQQIPNAHKDWVCALAHVPGRPMLLSACRGGLLKVWNVDNFTPIGEVRGHESPINAICTNSRQIFTASSDKTVKIWLSKVWRKK is encoded by the exons ATGTCTTTAATTCCTTCCTGGAAGACCCTCTTCCACGACGCCTCGGGCCCTGAAAGAGGGCCAAAGAGTGCTGCTGTCCTTTTTCTGCAGCACCATAAAGACATGTG GATTCGTCCTCAGATGGCCAAGGAGAAGATAGAGGGCTGTCATGTATGCACGCTCGTCACACCCGGAGAACCACAAGTCCTTCTGGGTAAAGACAAAGCTTTCACTTATGACTTTGTGCTCGACATCGACtctgagcagcagcacatctACCAGGCCTGCGTTTACAACCTCATCGAGGGCTGTTTCGAGGGCTACAACGCCACTGTTTTTGCTTATGGACAG ACGGGCTCGGGGAAAACCTACACCATGGGGACGGGTTTCGATATGAGCCTGGGCCAGCATGAGCAGGGCATCATACCGCGGGCTGTTCACCAGCTGTTTGATGGGATCAAGAACAATAGGGCACGCGCCCAGGAGGCCGGCATCCAGCCACCCGAGTTTAAAGTCAGCGCCCAGTTCCTAGAG TTGTACAACGAAGAGGTCCTGGACTTGTTTGGCGAATCCAGAGATCCAGAGAATCGGAGCAGGAAGTCCAACATTAAGATCCATGAAGACGCCAGTGGCAGCATTTACACCACTGGAGTCACTTCTAGACTGGTGAactcggaggaggag ctgctgcagtgccTGAAGCTCGGCGCTTTGTCCCGCACCACAGCCAGCACCCAGATGAACGCCACCAGCTCCCGCTCCCATGCCATCTTCACCATCCACCTTTGTCAGATGAGAGTGTGCCAGCGGGCTCAAATG CAGAACGGTGGAGGTGAGGTGAACGGAGAGTTGAGCGGCGTGAACTCTGGCCCCATCACTCAGCCGGAGTTCGAGACTCTTATGGCCAAGTTTCACTTTGTAGACCTCGCTGGCTCTGAGAGGCTGAAACGCACAGGAGCCACAGGAGAGAGAGCCCGTGAGGGGATCTCCATCAACTGTGGACTG TTGGCGCTGGGAAACGTGATCAGTGCTTTAGGGGACCAGATCAAGAAGGGAGGACACGTCCCTTACAGAGACTCCAAACTCACTCGTCTACTACAGGACTCACTGGGAGGCAACAG TCGCACGGTGATGATCGCCTGCGTCAGTCCGTCAGACCGCGACTTCATGGAGACACTGAACACGTTAAAGTATGCGAACCGGGCCAGGAACATCAGGAACAAGGTGGTAGTGAACCAAGACAAGACCAGCCAACAGATCAGCGCCCTGCGTGCCGAGATAGCCCGACTTCAGATGGAACTGATGGAGtacaaggcg GGGAAGCGTGTGGCTGGGGATGATGGTTCAGAGGGCTACAGCGACATGTTTCAGGAGAATGCAATGCTGCAGAGGGAAAATGATACAATGAGGCTCAGGGTGAAGGCCATGCAGGAGACCATTGACCACCTCAACACCCGCGTAACACATCTGGTGGCCAATCAGGTCAGCAGTCTGCTGACCAAGTCAA GTGAGGGAAATGAGGAGATTGGTGCGTTGATACAGAACTACATTCGAGAGGTTGAAGAACTTAG AACCAAGCTCCTTGAGAGCGAGGCTATGAATGAGTCTTTGCGACGGCAGGCAGCTAGACTTTCCTCGCGTCCCCTGTTCCCTTCTTCCACTCTAAGTCCCACCCCTGGTCACCCCCCTGGCTCCTCCCCTGCTTCATTATCTATGGAGGCTGAGATGACGGATGTGTTGCGCCGGGCCAAGCGGGACATCGAgaggctgaagaagaaggagaggaggcagagaCGATTGAG TCCAGATATGGAGAAAGGTCTGAAGAAGCGCGTGAAACTGCACACTCGCGAGAATGGAGAGAATAGGCGCAGTAATGATAACAGACAAAACGGACAGAATGGAGAGATCGATTCAGATGACAATTACACTGAG gATGTCATGTCCCCGTTGCAGGAGGAGAGTGGTTGTGaagatgaggagggggaggatgaggaggaaggcagGGAAGAAGACGAGGACGAGTTTGACAGCGACGAGAGCCTGGTGGATTCAGACTCGGACTCTGAGAAAG CCAACTTCCAGGCGGACCTGGCTGATCTGACCTGCGAGATCGAGATCAAACAGAAGCTGATGGACGAGCTGGAGAACAGCCAGCGGAGGCTACTGATGCTGAAGCTGCAGTACGAGGAGAAGCTCATTCTACTGCAAAACAAGATCCGAGACACTCAGCTGGAGAGAGACCGCGTTCTGCAGAATCTCA TGTCCATGGAGAACTACACGGAGGACAAGGCCAACAGGATCAAGCAGGACTATGAGAAGCGTCTCAAGGAGATGAACCGAGATCTGCTGAAGCTACAGGTGGCACAGAAAGAGCATGCGCGTCTCCTCAAAAACCAGGGGAGGTACGAAGGGGAGCTGAAGAAACTCCAGACAGAGGTCAACGATATGAAGAAAGCCAAG GTGACGCTGATGAAGCAAAtgaaggaggagcagctgaggaggaggatggtcgAGGCAAAAAGGAACAGGGAGATCGCTCAACTCAAGAAGGAGCAGCGCCGCCAAGAG TACCAGATACGTTCACTGGAGTCTCAGAAGCGACAGCAGGAGCAGGTGCTTCGCAGAAAGACCCAGGAGGTGAGCGCTCTGCGGCGCCTGGCCAAGCCCATGTCGGACCGCGTGGCTGGGAGAGTGGCCCGCTGGAACCAGGCCACCGCGGTTCCTGACTCTGGAGCCGAGTTATCGGCCGGCACTACAGCGAGCAGCTCTGAACCCGAGAGTGGGAGGAGTGTGAGCGGGCTGGTGAGGCAGtggaacaacaaaaacaatgtctttGGATACCTGGCGGAGAGCGAAGGCAGCATGGATGGGACCAGGGTGATTAG GAAGAAGTTGCAGCGTAAGCCAGCAGGTCAGGGCAGCCCTGCAGCGACGAGCCGAGCTACCAGCTTCTCTAAGTCTGCCCGTCAGAAGTGGCAGGCACTTGAGCGTCGCATTATCGACATTGTCATGCAGAGAATGACCATCGGCAATGTGGAGGCTGACATGGACCGCCTCATCAAG AAGCGAGAGGAGCTGACAGTCCAGCAGGAATCACTCTCACATAAGAGGCAGGTACTAATGGCGGATGGGGAGGGGCCAGAAGCAGAAGACCGCCTCCTTCAAGAAATCAATGAGGACATTGAGGTGCTGAACGCCAACATAGACTACATCAACGACAGCCTGTCTGACTGCCAGGCCACCATTGTACAGATAGAGGAAACCAAG GATGAGCTGGACTCTGTTGACACATCAGTGGTGATCAGCTCTTGTTCTCTGGCTGAAGcgcgccacctgctggaccaCTTCCTGAAGGCTTCCATAGACAAA AGTTTACAGGTGGCTCAGAAGGAGGCTCAGATCCGCCTGCTGGAGGGTCAGCTGAAACAGACAGATGTGATTGGCTCATCTCACAATCACATAATCCTTGATGCTCTGAGAGAAAAGGCAGAATACATCCCTGAACTTCAAGCTCTCATCCACAACGTGCAGCAGG AGAATGGTTATGCCAGCACAGATGAGGAGCCCTCTGAGTTCAGCCAAGCCTCTGAcagcag TGTACAAATAAAAGAATCCAACAGCCAAgatgatttcaaaataaag TTTGAGCCTCGTCTGTCAGCTCAGATGAAAGCGGTGTCTGCGGAGTATTTGGGTCCCATTCTGGATCATTCATCAGGCAGCAAGCAGCAGTACATCACCAAGTCTCTGGCCTCTCTGACCGACATCCAGGAGGACAGCCTAAGCCTTGGGAAAGCCACTCTGGGGCTCAGCCTTGCCCTACGAGACCCCTTCCACAGGGACCGGGTGTCTCGCACAATCAGCCTTCCTGTCAGGGGACACACCTT tcccaGGCAGTCTCGGGGTTATGATACTTCCCCTCTAACAAGGAGGAAATCTTACGACCGTGCATACAG GCCCACTGACGGTtacactcccccctcctcccctcctctaaGGACCAGGAACGACCGCAATGTCTTCTCAAGGCTCACCAGCAACCAAGCGCAAGGTTCTGCTCTGGACAA GTCGGATGACAGCGACTCCTCGCTCTCCGAGGTGCTCAG GGGTGTGATCAATCCCATCGGGGGTGTGAAGGGGGGTCGGACAGCGCCCCTGCAGTGTGTTTCTGTTGCTGAGGGCCACTCAAAGGCGGTCCTGTGTGTGGATGCCACAGATGAGCTGCTATTCACTGGATCTAAAG ATCGCACATGTAAGATGTGGAACCTGGTAACGGGTCAGGAGATAGTCACACTCAAAGGCCACCCAAACAACGTGGTGTCTGTGAAATATTGTCCTTCCTCCTGTCTGGTCTTCTCCGTCTCCACATCCTACATCAAGGTGTGGGACATCCGCGACTCTGCCAAGTGTGTCCGCACGCTTAC TTCATCGGGGCAGGTGGTTCCGGGTGATGTATGTGCGGGCGCCACCACGCGCACCATAACCTTTGCTCAGGGTGAGTGTCAGATTAACCAGATAGCCCTCAACCCTTCAGGATCAGTGCTCTACGCTGCTGCTGGAAACACTGTTCGCATGTGGGACCTCAACag gatGCATGGAATGGGGAAGCTGATAGGCCACATCGGCTCTGTCATGTGCCTGACAGTGGGACTGTCTCTGCTGGGCAAAGACCAAGTAATCACTGGATCCAAAGACCATTATGTCAAG GTGTTTGACGTGGCAGAGGGAATGGTGGGTAACATCGGCCCTGCTCATAACTTTGAGCCTCCCCATTATGATGGCATTGAGTGTTTGGCTGTACATGGAGACGTGCTGTTCAGTGGGTCGCGCGACAACGGCATTAAAAAATGGGATCTACAGCACCAGGAACTCACTCAG
- the kif21b gene encoding kinesin-like protein KIF21B isoform X5 has product MASQGDCCVKVALRIRPQMAKEKIEGCHVCTLVTPGEPQVLLGKDKAFTYDFVLDIDSEQQHIYQACVYNLIEGCFEGYNATVFAYGQTGSGKTYTMGTGFDMSLGQHEQGIIPRAVHQLFDGIKNNRARAQEAGIQPPEFKVSAQFLELYNEEVLDLFGESRDPENRSRKSNIKIHEDASGSIYTTGVTSRLVNSEEELLQCLKLGALSRTTASTQMNATSSRSHAIFTIHLCQMRVCQRAQMQNGGGEVNGELSGVNSGPITQPEFETLMAKFHFVDLAGSERLKRTGATGERAREGISINCGLLALGNVISALGDQIKKGGHVPYRDSKLTRLLQDSLGGNSRTVMIACVSPSDRDFMETLNTLKYANRARNIRNKVVVNQDKTSQQISALRAEIARLQMELMEYKAGKRVAGDDGSEGYSDMFQENAMLQRENDTMRLRVKAMQETIDHLNTRVTHLVANQVSSLLTKSSEGNEEIGALIQNYIREVEELRTKLLESEAMNESLRRQAARLSSRPLFPSSTLSPTPGHPPGSSPASLSMEAEMTDVLRRAKRDIERLKKKERRQRRLSPDMEKGLKKRVKLHTRENGENRRSNDNRQNGQNGEIDSDDNYTEDVMSPLQEESGCEDEEGEDEEEGREEDEDEFDSDESLVDSDSDSEKANFQADLADLTCEIEIKQKLMDELENSQRRLLMLKLQYEEKLILLQNKIRDTQLERDRVLQNLMSMENYTEDKANRIKQDYEKRLKEMNRDLLKLQVAQKEHARLLKNQGRYEGELKKLQTEVNDMKKAKVTLMKQMKEEQLRRRMVEAKRNREIAQLKKEQRRQEYQIRSLESQKRQQEQVLRRKTQEVSALRRLAKPMSDRVAGRVARWNQATAVPDSGAELSAGTTASSSEPESGRSVSGLVRQWNNKNNVFGYLAESEGSMDGTRVIRKKLQRKPAGQGSPAATSRATSFSKSARQKWQALERRIIDIVMQRMTIGNVEADMDRLIKKREELTVQQESLSHKRQVLMADGEGPEAEDRLLQEINEDIEVLNANIDYINDSLSDCQATIVQIEETKDELDSVDTSVVISSCSLAEARHLLDHFLKASIDKSLQVAQKEAQIRLLEGQLKQTDVIGSSHNHIILDALREKAEYIPELQALIHNVQQENGYASTDEEPSEFSQASDSSVQIKESNSQDDFKIKFEPRLSAQMKAVSAEYLGPILDHSSGSKQQYITKSLASLTDIQEDSLSLGKATLGLSLALRDPFHRDRVSRTISLPVRGHTFPRQSRGYDTSPLTRRKSYDRAYRPTDGYTPPSSPPLRTRNDRNVFSRLTSNQAQGSALDKSDDSDSSLSEVLRGVINPIGGVKGGRTAPLQCVSVAEGHSKAVLCVDATDELLFTGSKDRTCKMWNLVTGQEIVTLKGHPNNVVSVKYCPSSCLVFSVSTSYIKVWDIRDSAKCVRTLTSSGQVVPGDVCAGATTRTITFAQGECQINQIALNPSGSVLYAAAGNTVRMWDLNRMHGMGKLIGHIGSVMCLTVGLSLLGKDQVITGSKDHYVKVFDVAEGMVGNIGPAHNFEPPHYDGIECLAVHGDVLFSGSRDNGIKKWDLQHQELTQQIPNAHKDWVCALAHVPGRPMLLSACRGGLLKVWNVDNFTPIGEVRGHESPINAICTNSRQIFTASSDCRVKLWSYVPGLTPCLPRRVLAIKGRATSLP; this is encoded by the exons GATTCGTCCTCAGATGGCCAAGGAGAAGATAGAGGGCTGTCATGTATGCACGCTCGTCACACCCGGAGAACCACAAGTCCTTCTGGGTAAAGACAAAGCTTTCACTTATGACTTTGTGCTCGACATCGACtctgagcagcagcacatctACCAGGCCTGCGTTTACAACCTCATCGAGGGCTGTTTCGAGGGCTACAACGCCACTGTTTTTGCTTATGGACAG ACGGGCTCGGGGAAAACCTACACCATGGGGACGGGTTTCGATATGAGCCTGGGCCAGCATGAGCAGGGCATCATACCGCGGGCTGTTCACCAGCTGTTTGATGGGATCAAGAACAATAGGGCACGCGCCCAGGAGGCCGGCATCCAGCCACCCGAGTTTAAAGTCAGCGCCCAGTTCCTAGAG TTGTACAACGAAGAGGTCCTGGACTTGTTTGGCGAATCCAGAGATCCAGAGAATCGGAGCAGGAAGTCCAACATTAAGATCCATGAAGACGCCAGTGGCAGCATTTACACCACTGGAGTCACTTCTAGACTGGTGAactcggaggaggag ctgctgcagtgccTGAAGCTCGGCGCTTTGTCCCGCACCACAGCCAGCACCCAGATGAACGCCACCAGCTCCCGCTCCCATGCCATCTTCACCATCCACCTTTGTCAGATGAGAGTGTGCCAGCGGGCTCAAATG CAGAACGGTGGAGGTGAGGTGAACGGAGAGTTGAGCGGCGTGAACTCTGGCCCCATCACTCAGCCGGAGTTCGAGACTCTTATGGCCAAGTTTCACTTTGTAGACCTCGCTGGCTCTGAGAGGCTGAAACGCACAGGAGCCACAGGAGAGAGAGCCCGTGAGGGGATCTCCATCAACTGTGGACTG TTGGCGCTGGGAAACGTGATCAGTGCTTTAGGGGACCAGATCAAGAAGGGAGGACACGTCCCTTACAGAGACTCCAAACTCACTCGTCTACTACAGGACTCACTGGGAGGCAACAG TCGCACGGTGATGATCGCCTGCGTCAGTCCGTCAGACCGCGACTTCATGGAGACACTGAACACGTTAAAGTATGCGAACCGGGCCAGGAACATCAGGAACAAGGTGGTAGTGAACCAAGACAAGACCAGCCAACAGATCAGCGCCCTGCGTGCCGAGATAGCCCGACTTCAGATGGAACTGATGGAGtacaaggcg GGGAAGCGTGTGGCTGGGGATGATGGTTCAGAGGGCTACAGCGACATGTTTCAGGAGAATGCAATGCTGCAGAGGGAAAATGATACAATGAGGCTCAGGGTGAAGGCCATGCAGGAGACCATTGACCACCTCAACACCCGCGTAACACATCTGGTGGCCAATCAGGTCAGCAGTCTGCTGACCAAGTCAA GTGAGGGAAATGAGGAGATTGGTGCGTTGATACAGAACTACATTCGAGAGGTTGAAGAACTTAG AACCAAGCTCCTTGAGAGCGAGGCTATGAATGAGTCTTTGCGACGGCAGGCAGCTAGACTTTCCTCGCGTCCCCTGTTCCCTTCTTCCACTCTAAGTCCCACCCCTGGTCACCCCCCTGGCTCCTCCCCTGCTTCATTATCTATGGAGGCTGAGATGACGGATGTGTTGCGCCGGGCCAAGCGGGACATCGAgaggctgaagaagaaggagaggaggcagagaCGATTGAG TCCAGATATGGAGAAAGGTCTGAAGAAGCGCGTGAAACTGCACACTCGCGAGAATGGAGAGAATAGGCGCAGTAATGATAACAGACAAAACGGACAGAATGGAGAGATCGATTCAGATGACAATTACACTGAG gATGTCATGTCCCCGTTGCAGGAGGAGAGTGGTTGTGaagatgaggagggggaggatgaggaggaaggcagGGAAGAAGACGAGGACGAGTTTGACAGCGACGAGAGCCTGGTGGATTCAGACTCGGACTCTGAGAAAG CCAACTTCCAGGCGGACCTGGCTGATCTGACCTGCGAGATCGAGATCAAACAGAAGCTGATGGACGAGCTGGAGAACAGCCAGCGGAGGCTACTGATGCTGAAGCTGCAGTACGAGGAGAAGCTCATTCTACTGCAAAACAAGATCCGAGACACTCAGCTGGAGAGAGACCGCGTTCTGCAGAATCTCA TGTCCATGGAGAACTACACGGAGGACAAGGCCAACAGGATCAAGCAGGACTATGAGAAGCGTCTCAAGGAGATGAACCGAGATCTGCTGAAGCTACAGGTGGCACAGAAAGAGCATGCGCGTCTCCTCAAAAACCAGGGGAGGTACGAAGGGGAGCTGAAGAAACTCCAGACAGAGGTCAACGATATGAAGAAAGCCAAG GTGACGCTGATGAAGCAAAtgaaggaggagcagctgaggaggaggatggtcgAGGCAAAAAGGAACAGGGAGATCGCTCAACTCAAGAAGGAGCAGCGCCGCCAAGAG TACCAGATACGTTCACTGGAGTCTCAGAAGCGACAGCAGGAGCAGGTGCTTCGCAGAAAGACCCAGGAGGTGAGCGCTCTGCGGCGCCTGGCCAAGCCCATGTCGGACCGCGTGGCTGGGAGAGTGGCCCGCTGGAACCAGGCCACCGCGGTTCCTGACTCTGGAGCCGAGTTATCGGCCGGCACTACAGCGAGCAGCTCTGAACCCGAGAGTGGGAGGAGTGTGAGCGGGCTGGTGAGGCAGtggaacaacaaaaacaatgtctttGGATACCTGGCGGAGAGCGAAGGCAGCATGGATGGGACCAGGGTGATTAG GAAGAAGTTGCAGCGTAAGCCAGCAGGTCAGGGCAGCCCTGCAGCGACGAGCCGAGCTACCAGCTTCTCTAAGTCTGCCCGTCAGAAGTGGCAGGCACTTGAGCGTCGCATTATCGACATTGTCATGCAGAGAATGACCATCGGCAATGTGGAGGCTGACATGGACCGCCTCATCAAG AAGCGAGAGGAGCTGACAGTCCAGCAGGAATCACTCTCACATAAGAGGCAGGTACTAATGGCGGATGGGGAGGGGCCAGAAGCAGAAGACCGCCTCCTTCAAGAAATCAATGAGGACATTGAGGTGCTGAACGCCAACATAGACTACATCAACGACAGCCTGTCTGACTGCCAGGCCACCATTGTACAGATAGAGGAAACCAAG GATGAGCTGGACTCTGTTGACACATCAGTGGTGATCAGCTCTTGTTCTCTGGCTGAAGcgcgccacctgctggaccaCTTCCTGAAGGCTTCCATAGACAAA AGTTTACAGGTGGCTCAGAAGGAGGCTCAGATCCGCCTGCTGGAGGGTCAGCTGAAACAGACAGATGTGATTGGCTCATCTCACAATCACATAATCCTTGATGCTCTGAGAGAAAAGGCAGAATACATCCCTGAACTTCAAGCTCTCATCCACAACGTGCAGCAGG AGAATGGTTATGCCAGCACAGATGAGGAGCCCTCTGAGTTCAGCCAAGCCTCTGAcagcag TGTACAAATAAAAGAATCCAACAGCCAAgatgatttcaaaataaag TTTGAGCCTCGTCTGTCAGCTCAGATGAAAGCGGTGTCTGCGGAGTATTTGGGTCCCATTCTGGATCATTCATCAGGCAGCAAGCAGCAGTACATCACCAAGTCTCTGGCCTCTCTGACCGACATCCAGGAGGACAGCCTAAGCCTTGGGAAAGCCACTCTGGGGCTCAGCCTTGCCCTACGAGACCCCTTCCACAGGGACCGGGTGTCTCGCACAATCAGCCTTCCTGTCAGGGGACACACCTT tcccaGGCAGTCTCGGGGTTATGATACTTCCCCTCTAACAAGGAGGAAATCTTACGACCGTGCATACAG GCCCACTGACGGTtacactcccccctcctcccctcctctaaGGACCAGGAACGACCGCAATGTCTTCTCAAGGCTCACCAGCAACCAAGCGCAAGGTTCTGCTCTGGACAA GTCGGATGACAGCGACTCCTCGCTCTCCGAGGTGCTCAG GGGTGTGATCAATCCCATCGGGGGTGTGAAGGGGGGTCGGACAGCGCCCCTGCAGTGTGTTTCTGTTGCTGAGGGCCACTCAAAGGCGGTCCTGTGTGTGGATGCCACAGATGAGCTGCTATTCACTGGATCTAAAG ATCGCACATGTAAGATGTGGAACCTGGTAACGGGTCAGGAGATAGTCACACTCAAAGGCCACCCAAACAACGTGGTGTCTGTGAAATATTGTCCTTCCTCCTGTCTGGTCTTCTCCGTCTCCACATCCTACATCAAGGTGTGGGACATCCGCGACTCTGCCAAGTGTGTCCGCACGCTTAC TTCATCGGGGCAGGTGGTTCCGGGTGATGTATGTGCGGGCGCCACCACGCGCACCATAACCTTTGCTCAGGGTGAGTGTCAGATTAACCAGATAGCCCTCAACCCTTCAGGATCAGTGCTCTACGCTGCTGCTGGAAACACTGTTCGCATGTGGGACCTCAACag gatGCATGGAATGGGGAAGCTGATAGGCCACATCGGCTCTGTCATGTGCCTGACAGTGGGACTGTCTCTGCTGGGCAAAGACCAAGTAATCACTGGATCCAAAGACCATTATGTCAAG GTGTTTGACGTGGCAGAGGGAATGGTGGGTAACATCGGCCCTGCTCATAACTTTGAGCCTCCCCATTATGATGGCATTGAGTGTTTGGCTGTACATGGAGACGTGCTGTTCAGTGGGTCGCGCGACAACGGCATTAAAAAATGGGATCTACAGCACCAGGAACTCACTCAG